One Oryza brachyantha chromosome 3, ObraRS2, whole genome shotgun sequence DNA segment encodes these proteins:
- the LOC102722377 gene encoding protein SIEL isoform X1 → MEEPPPLASTSRATGSLASSSENRPDPMDEGPSVSTPSLPFTDQLMAAGRRSSSWSADSPEAEVQAFVSMARGIYPLARAEALRGLAAVLETAGACGGVVEQCYGCAVGLMRDEDEDVRLASVRLIGLCADKLNTTEGSNGKNKCDQADIMFLQLSSMARDMCTKVRIEAFSALGKMQRVSEAVLLQSLSKKVIKPNTGSGSIIKGKKVPPKLLFPCAAGIFAHGIEDEFYQVRTAACKSLGTLSKFSTQYAQKALDLLMDMMNDDTEAVRLQTLQTLFHMATYGCLSVQEMHMHMFLGLLVDMNALIRDATRKILGLVNLPKLQMFKSAIDVLITSLEKHQEEQEIYSVLFSVGKNHGNFSANIAKHLAKEITMSSDGELILDKPRIKALLIVSISVAFSDNKHNKLDIPDVIFSHAISLLGKISCAIGEVVDQNSLLSFFRHKTGTPFWETRLTSTEPTESEGCNVETVDDIRAQIEKTGKSTKCLDEVLTMQSINSIIETIERAWTIRRKSCNIHDVRTILRTCKEELRIITSKSSVSTGALLSFLCEYLDAVQFIVEMLRSIQLDNSCDLGPTSLDVLLEKLDTSIRRMKCCYAGFNRETEVQVCELALLSNLFRLAKVGVHSKLVLDKLHWVINRLECLCADGSCELSFFSREMKKAIDANFVGSDICILLELFHLKPKADYGMLKAITAELQARDNDSENPSSYVCGLPVSVSFYISMCNISSQDRVWLRMIAGESIQHTFLELSCFGGNDEVKSCSTIIPFYATPMTCSFVLRACLLMECPFGSISMHQEGHEGPRDSIVQLCDELDVYFVCTEQR, encoded by the exons ATGGAAGAGCCACCGCCCCTTGCATCCACCTCACGCGCCACCGGCtcgctcgcctcctcctcagAAAACCGCCCCGACCCCATGGACGAGGGACCCTCCGTGTCTACTCCTAGCTTGCCCTTCACCGACCAGCTTATGGCTGCGGGGCGGCGCTCGTCGAGCTGGTCGGCAGACAGCCCCGAGGCGGAGGTCCAGGCGTTCGTCTCGATGGCCCGCGGGATCTACCCATtggcgcgggcggaggcgcTCCGCGGCCTTGCCGCGGTCCTCGAGACGGCGGGCGCCTGCGGCGGGGTTGTTGAGCAGTGCTACGGATGCGCGGTGGGGCTGATGAGGGACGAGGACGAAGACGTCAGGTTGGCCTCCGTACGATTG ATAGGTCTATGTGCGGATAAGTTGAATACGACAGAAGGATCCAACGGAAAGAACAAATGTGACCAAGCTGACATTATGTTCCTCCAG CTTAGCTCAATGGCTAGGGACATGTGTACAAAGGTGAGAATTGAAGCATTCAGTGCACTTGGTAAAATGCAGAGAGTTTCTGAGGCTGTTCTGCTTCAGTCACTGTCTAAGAAGGTCATAAAACCCAATACTGGGAGTGGTTCTATCATTAAGGGGAAAAAAGTACCTCCCAAATTACTTTTCCCCTGCGCTGCTGGCATCTTTGCGCACGGTATTGAAGATGAGTTCTATCAG GTGCGGACAGCTGCCTGTAAATCATTGGGAACACTTTCAAAATTCTCTACTCAATACGCACAGAAGGCCCTGGACTTGTTGATGGACATGATGAATGATGATACAGAAGCAGTTAGATTGCAGACTTTGCAGACCTTATTCCATATGGCAACATATGGATGTTTAAGTGTGCAGGAGATGCACATGCATATG TTCCTTGGTTTGTTGGTTGACATGAATGCATTAATCCGAGATGCAACACGCAAGATCCTAGGTTTAGTCAATCTGCCTAAACTTCAAATGTTCAAATCTGCAATTGATGTTCTCATTACAAGTTTGGAGAAACATCAGGAG GAACAAGAAATATATagtgttcttttttctgtcGGTAAGAATCATGGGAACTTTTCAGCCAATATAGCTAAGCATTTGGCCAAAGAG ATCACTATGTCATCTGATGGAGAGCTGATCTTGGACAAACCCAGGATCAAAGCATTGTTGATAGTGTCCATCTCTGTAGCTTTCTCTGATAATAAACACAACAAACTGGATATACCAGATGTTATCTTTTCACATGCAATCTCACTACTGGGAAAGATCTCATGTGCAATAGGAGAAGTGGTTGATCAGAATTCGCTTTTATCCTTCTTCCGTCATAAAACTGGAACTCCATTTTGGGAAACAAGGTTAACATCTACAGAGCCTACAGAATCTGAAGGATGTAATGTTGAAACAGTGGATGATATTCGTGCCCAGATAGAAAAAACTGGAAAATCAACTAAATGTTTGGATGAAGTTTTGACGATGCAATCAATTAATTCCATAATAGAAACAATTGAAAGGGCTTGGACTATAAGAAGAAAGTCATGCAATATTCATGATGTTCGAACTATTCTAAG AACATGCAAGGAGGAACTTAGAATAATAACTTCAAAATCTTCTGTATCAACTGGTGCATTATTGAGCTTTTTGTGCGAGTATCTTGATGCAGTACAATTTATTGTTGAAATGTTGCGATCGATCCAATTGGATAATTCATGTGACCTTGGCCCAACTTCACTTGATGTTTTACTGGAGAAGTTAGATACATCTATACGAAGGATGAAGTGTTGTTATGCTGGATTCAATAGAGAAACTGAGGTTCAAGTCTGTGAGCTTGCTTTGTTATCGAATTTATTTAGACTTGCAAAGGTTGGGGTTCACTCAAAACTAGTCCTGGATAAGTTGCATTGGGTAATTAATCGTTTAGAATGTCTATGTGCTGATGGATCATGTGAGCTTTCTTTCTTCAGCAGAGAAATGAAGAAAGCCATTGATGCTAACTTTGTGGGCAGTGATATTTGCATTTTGCTTGAACTCTTTCATCTAAAACCAAAAGCAGATTATGGAATGCTGAAAGCAATAACCGCAGAGTTGCAAGCCAGAGACAATGACTCCGAAAATCCTTCATCGTATGTTTGTGGATTACCTGTGAGTGTGAGCTTTTACATATCTATGTGCAACATCTCTAGTCAGGACAGAGTATGGCTTCGCATGATTGCTGGTGAGTCCATCCAACATACCTTCTTAGAGTTGTCCTGTTTTGGAGGTAATGATGAGGTGAAGAGCTGTTCTACGATTATTCCTTTCTATGCTACTCCAATGACATGCTCATTCGTGCTACGGGCATGTTTGTTAATGGAATGCCCATTCGGAAGCATCAGCATGCATCAAGAAGGGCATGAAGGGCCACGAGATTCTATAGTCCAACTATGTGATGAATTGGATGTCTATTTTGTTTGTACTGAACAAAGGTGA
- the LOC102722377 gene encoding protein SIEL isoform X2, whose amino-acid sequence MRGGADEGRGRRRQVGLRTIGLCADKLNTTEGSNGKNKCDQADIMFLQLSSMARDMCTKVRIEAFSALGKMQRVSEAVLLQSLSKKVIKPNTGSGSIIKGKKVPPKLLFPCAAGIFAHGIEDEFYQVRTAACKSLGTLSKFSTQYAQKALDLLMDMMNDDTEAVRLQTLQTLFHMATYGCLSVQEMHMHMFLGLLVDMNALIRDATRKILGLVNLPKLQMFKSAIDVLITSLEKHQEEQEIYSVLFSVGKNHGNFSANIAKHLAKEITMSSDGELILDKPRIKALLIVSISVAFSDNKHNKLDIPDVIFSHAISLLGKISCAIGEVVDQNSLLSFFRHKTGTPFWETRLTSTEPTESEGCNVETVDDIRAQIEKTGKSTKCLDEVLTMQSINSIIETIERAWTIRRKSCNIHDVRTILRTCKEELRIITSKSSVSTGALLSFLCEYLDAVQFIVEMLRSIQLDNSCDLGPTSLDVLLEKLDTSIRRMKCCYAGFNRETEVQVCELALLSNLFRLAKVGVHSKLVLDKLHWVINRLECLCADGSCELSFFSREMKKAIDANFVGSDICILLELFHLKPKADYGMLKAITAELQARDNDSENPSSYVCGLPVSVSFYISMCNISSQDRVWLRMIAGESIQHTFLELSCFGGNDEVKSCSTIIPFYATPMTCSFVLRACLLMECPFGSISMHQEGHEGPRDSIVQLCDELDVYFVCTEQR is encoded by the exons ATGCGCGGTGGGGCTGATGAGGGACGAGGACGAAGACGTCAGGTTGGCCTCCGTACGATTG GTCTATGTGCGGATAAGTTGAATACGACAGAAGGATCCAACGGAAAGAACAAATGTGACCAAGCTGACATTATGTTCCTCCAG CTTAGCTCAATGGCTAGGGACATGTGTACAAAGGTGAGAATTGAAGCATTCAGTGCACTTGGTAAAATGCAGAGAGTTTCTGAGGCTGTTCTGCTTCAGTCACTGTCTAAGAAGGTCATAAAACCCAATACTGGGAGTGGTTCTATCATTAAGGGGAAAAAAGTACCTCCCAAATTACTTTTCCCCTGCGCTGCTGGCATCTTTGCGCACGGTATTGAAGATGAGTTCTATCAG GTGCGGACAGCTGCCTGTAAATCATTGGGAACACTTTCAAAATTCTCTACTCAATACGCACAGAAGGCCCTGGACTTGTTGATGGACATGATGAATGATGATACAGAAGCAGTTAGATTGCAGACTTTGCAGACCTTATTCCATATGGCAACATATGGATGTTTAAGTGTGCAGGAGATGCACATGCATATG TTCCTTGGTTTGTTGGTTGACATGAATGCATTAATCCGAGATGCAACACGCAAGATCCTAGGTTTAGTCAATCTGCCTAAACTTCAAATGTTCAAATCTGCAATTGATGTTCTCATTACAAGTTTGGAGAAACATCAGGAG GAACAAGAAATATATagtgttcttttttctgtcGGTAAGAATCATGGGAACTTTTCAGCCAATATAGCTAAGCATTTGGCCAAAGAG ATCACTATGTCATCTGATGGAGAGCTGATCTTGGACAAACCCAGGATCAAAGCATTGTTGATAGTGTCCATCTCTGTAGCTTTCTCTGATAATAAACACAACAAACTGGATATACCAGATGTTATCTTTTCACATGCAATCTCACTACTGGGAAAGATCTCATGTGCAATAGGAGAAGTGGTTGATCAGAATTCGCTTTTATCCTTCTTCCGTCATAAAACTGGAACTCCATTTTGGGAAACAAGGTTAACATCTACAGAGCCTACAGAATCTGAAGGATGTAATGTTGAAACAGTGGATGATATTCGTGCCCAGATAGAAAAAACTGGAAAATCAACTAAATGTTTGGATGAAGTTTTGACGATGCAATCAATTAATTCCATAATAGAAACAATTGAAAGGGCTTGGACTATAAGAAGAAAGTCATGCAATATTCATGATGTTCGAACTATTCTAAG AACATGCAAGGAGGAACTTAGAATAATAACTTCAAAATCTTCTGTATCAACTGGTGCATTATTGAGCTTTTTGTGCGAGTATCTTGATGCAGTACAATTTATTGTTGAAATGTTGCGATCGATCCAATTGGATAATTCATGTGACCTTGGCCCAACTTCACTTGATGTTTTACTGGAGAAGTTAGATACATCTATACGAAGGATGAAGTGTTGTTATGCTGGATTCAATAGAGAAACTGAGGTTCAAGTCTGTGAGCTTGCTTTGTTATCGAATTTATTTAGACTTGCAAAGGTTGGGGTTCACTCAAAACTAGTCCTGGATAAGTTGCATTGGGTAATTAATCGTTTAGAATGTCTATGTGCTGATGGATCATGTGAGCTTTCTTTCTTCAGCAGAGAAATGAAGAAAGCCATTGATGCTAACTTTGTGGGCAGTGATATTTGCATTTTGCTTGAACTCTTTCATCTAAAACCAAAAGCAGATTATGGAATGCTGAAAGCAATAACCGCAGAGTTGCAAGCCAGAGACAATGACTCCGAAAATCCTTCATCGTATGTTTGTGGATTACCTGTGAGTGTGAGCTTTTACATATCTATGTGCAACATCTCTAGTCAGGACAGAGTATGGCTTCGCATGATTGCTGGTGAGTCCATCCAACATACCTTCTTAGAGTTGTCCTGTTTTGGAGGTAATGATGAGGTGAAGAGCTGTTCTACGATTATTCCTTTCTATGCTACTCCAATGACATGCTCATTCGTGCTACGGGCATGTTTGTTAATGGAATGCCCATTCGGAAGCATCAGCATGCATCAAGAAGGGCATGAAGGGCCACGAGATTCTATAGTCCAACTATGTGATGAATTGGATGTCTATTTTGTTTGTACTGAACAAAGGTGA